The following proteins come from a genomic window of Mucinivorans hirudinis:
- a CDS encoding DNA primase has product MDDIKNINIKQFLSEQGISPKQERTAYGMYLSPFRPETAPSFKVDYNKNLWYDFGLGEGGSIIDLVMKLDSCSVNEAVAKLENGSFSFHCSESTEPVQSTMQIELVKLLQNIRLIDYLQSKRSISIDIAREYCQEVHYTTNGKPFFAIGFQSDAGGWELRNEYFKGSTSPKSPTTIGNSSPTCLLFEGFMDMLSYLTLKNAIRPTVDMAVLNSVHNLHRAEDFLKRHQTIHCFLDNDDAGRRAFTAVEKLGRETIDQSPFYRNLKDLNEYIVTHRLKSAQEPTKESMQTPIHKSNNTPTSKSRKI; this is encoded by the coding sequence ATGGACGACATTAAAAATATCAATATAAAACAGTTCCTCTCTGAGCAGGGGATTTCACCAAAACAGGAGCGAACAGCTTACGGAATGTACCTGTCACCATTCAGACCCGAAACCGCTCCAAGTTTCAAAGTGGACTACAACAAAAACCTTTGGTACGACTTCGGTTTGGGTGAGGGTGGTTCTATCATTGACCTTGTGATGAAGCTCGACAGTTGCTCCGTCAACGAGGCGGTTGCAAAACTCGAAAACGGCTCATTTTCATTTCATTGTAGTGAATCAACAGAGCCAGTACAGTCAACTATGCAAATTGAGTTAGTAAAGCTGTTGCAGAATATTCGGTTGATTGACTATTTGCAGTCGAAACGCTCTATCAGCATCGACATTGCACGAGAGTATTGCCAAGAAGTTCACTACACCACTAACGGCAAGCCATTCTTCGCCATCGGGTTTCAGAGCGATGCCGGAGGGTGGGAACTTCGCAACGAGTACTTCAAAGGTAGCACTTCACCCAAATCTCCTACCACTATCGGGAACAGTTCGCCAACTTGTCTGCTCTTCGAGGGATTTATGGATATGCTCTCCTACCTCACCTTGAAAAACGCCATTCGCCCAACGGTGGATATGGCGGTACTGAACTCCGTCCACAACCTCCACCGAGCCGAAGATTTTCTGAAACGCCACCAGACAATCCACTGCTTTTTGGATAACGATGATGCAGGCAGGCGAGCATTCACAGCCGTCGAGAAATTGGGCAGAGAGACCATTGACCAATCTCCATTTTACAGAAATCTCAAAGACCTGAACGAATACATAGTGACACACAGACTGAAATCAGCACAGGAACCAACAAAGGAATCTATGCAGACACCAATCCATAAATCAAACAATACACCAACATCGAAATCAAGAAAGATATAA
- a CDS encoding Mobile element protein encodes MEEILFTPYIGVGCGIDVHKDLIVATIQRGNEVVGTKEFDGFTVSLESLRDWCKDAGVTHIAMESTGIYWKPVFNILEDDFEVILVNARHVKNVPGHKTDKKDSKWLSKLLVSGLLKGSFIPPRDIRDLRDLVRYKKKLVAHSASEKNRIIKILEDCNIKLSSVLSDVDGAVGRNIISALIDGESDVNQLMRFYHGKIKTPRSEFVKALQGKVSDHHRFMLQFHRDVIANDDAMLERLDAEIAKAVSDYEVELELLETIPGVGRDSAIGIISEIGVDMERFPDENHLSSYCGVSPGNNESAGKKKVQRP; translated from the coding sequence ATGGAAGAGATACTATTTACCCCCTACATTGGGGTTGGTTGCGGGATTGATGTCCATAAGGATTTGATAGTTGCAACCATTCAACGAGGCAACGAAGTTGTCGGCACAAAGGAGTTTGACGGTTTTACCGTTTCCTTGGAATCTTTGCGTGATTGGTGCAAAGATGCGGGTGTCACTCATATTGCGATGGAGAGCACCGGTATTTATTGGAAGCCTGTGTTCAATATTTTGGAGGATGATTTTGAGGTTATTTTGGTTAATGCTCGGCACGTAAAGAATGTGCCTGGTCATAAGACCGACAAGAAGGATAGCAAATGGTTGAGCAAATTATTGGTAAGCGGACTACTCAAAGGTAGCTTTATCCCTCCACGCGACATAAGAGATTTACGAGATTTAGTTCGCTACAAGAAGAAGTTAGTAGCTCATAGTGCATCAGAGAAGAATCGTATAATCAAGATATTGGAGGATTGCAATATCAAGTTATCAAGTGTATTGAGTGATGTTGATGGAGCCGTTGGTCGCAATATCATCAGTGCATTGATAGATGGAGAGAGTGATGTAAATCAATTAATGCGGTTTTATCACGGCAAGATAAAGACACCTCGTAGTGAGTTTGTCAAAGCTTTGCAGGGTAAGGTTAGCGATCATCATCGTTTTATGTTGCAGTTTCATCGAGATGTGATAGCTAATGATGATGCTATGTTGGAGCGGTTGGATGCAGAAATAGCCAAGGCTGTTTCTGATTATGAAGTTGAATTGGAGCTATTGGAGACCATACCGGGTGTTGGGCGAGATAGTGCCATTGGTATTATAAGCGAGATAGGTGTTGATATGGAACGATTTCCTGATGAGAACCATTTAAGTTCTTATTGTGGTGTAAGTCCGGGCAATAATGAGAGTGCGGGTAAAAAAAAAGTACAAAGACCATAA
- a CDS encoding ATP-dependent DNA helicase — MNIKEILSQPEGRRLEFKAELPENSDLAKTMIAFANDAGGDLYIGVADNPREVIGLDEDKLMAIEEKISNIIFDRCYPAILPEIKFISEGDKHLIQVTVFRGSTPPYYLKEKGKLQGTFIRVGSTNRLADEAFISELERRKRNISFDSEVIPDKPATDLNIDSFKAIFKEKTGEELSAQALKKLDLVKEWQGSEVSTNALVLFSDDPLRNTLFHYAKVECARFKGVGIEVFIDQKSITTNIATQAEEAYNFVLRHINKGATVEGVYTVSRWEYPVKAMREAIRNAVVHRDYSLTGKDVKVAIYDDMVEITSPGLLPPSIDYAAMESRQSDARNKVIAPVFKKLGIIDQWGNGLKLIADEMKEYPNIER; from the coding sequence ATGAACATAAAAGAGATACTAAGCCAACCCGAAGGGCGCAGGTTGGAGTTTAAGGCAGAATTGCCGGAAAATTCCGATTTAGCGAAAACTATGATTGCTTTTGCCAATGACGCAGGTGGTGACTTGTATATTGGTGTGGCGGATAATCCTCGTGAGGTGATTGGGCTGGACGAAGATAAACTGATGGCTATTGAGGAGAAAATCAGCAATATCATTTTCGATCGGTGCTATCCTGCCATATTGCCAGAGATTAAGTTTATTAGCGAGGGTGACAAGCACTTGATTCAGGTGACTGTTTTCAGAGGCAGCACTCCGCCCTATTATCTCAAGGAGAAAGGCAAATTACAAGGAACATTTATTCGAGTAGGCTCGACAAATCGCCTTGCTGATGAAGCGTTTATATCCGAGTTGGAACGCCGGAAACGTAATATCTCATTTGATAGCGAAGTTATTCCCGACAAACCTGCAACCGATTTGAATATAGATAGTTTTAAGGCTATATTTAAAGAGAAAACAGGAGAAGAGTTGTCTGCTCAAGCATTAAAGAAATTGGATTTAGTCAAAGAGTGGCAAGGTTCGGAAGTCTCAACTAACGCATTGGTTCTATTTTCAGACGATCCGCTACGAAACACGTTGTTTCACTATGCTAAAGTGGAGTGTGCCAGATTCAAAGGTGTGGGTATCGAAGTATTTATCGACCAAAAGAGCATAACCACCAATATTGCAACACAAGCAGAAGAAGCCTACAACTTCGTGTTGCGCCATATAAACAAAGGGGCTACCGTTGAGGGCGTTTACACTGTTTCCCGTTGGGAGTATCCAGTAAAAGCAATGCGTGAGGCGATTCGTAACGCAGTGGTTCACCGAGATTATTCGCTCACTGGGAAAGATGTAAAAGTGGCAATCTATGATGATATGGTGGAGATAACCAGTCCGGGACTGTTGCCGCCATCTATCGACTATGCTGCAATGGAGAGTCGCCAGAGTGATGCACGCAACAAAGTGATAGCTCCTGTTTTCAAAAAGCTGGGCATTATCGACCAATGGGGCAACGGTTTGAAGTTGATTGCCGATGAAATGAAAGAGTACCCAAACATCGAGCGGTAG
- a CDS encoding Lmo0572 protein has translation MIQYYNININSVCIHFVGNKNNDELIAISHTGLRVNEDEKVVLINYLLKPFIHNQEYYELHHESDIELNVVYAYASKIFGNSESLHEHSVNLAKHLYEQSTHPKIKGGEFYVVYFKDCIIDGETVDAVGLFKSENKDTFLKVYPSGDGFEIESQQGVNINKLDKGCLIFNTEKENGYVVAVVDNTNKGAEAHYWIDDFLHVRQRKDEYYNTQNVMSLAKNFVVKELPKTFDVSKADQAELLNKTTQFFKEKDTFDMEEFANEVIAQPEVIDSFNQYKDSYAKERDIEFSDSFSISDTAVKKQARAFKSVIKLDKNFHIYIHGDRQLIEQGEDNKGKFYKVYYKEEQ, from the coding sequence CGTGTGAATGAAGACGAAAAAGTTGTATTGATTAATTATCTTCTTAAACCATTTATTCATAATCAAGAATATTATGAATTGCATCACGAGAGCGATATAGAATTGAATGTAGTATACGCATACGCTTCTAAGATATTCGGAAACTCGGAGTCATTGCACGAACATTCGGTGAATCTTGCCAAGCATCTTTACGAGCAAAGTACCCACCCTAAAATCAAAGGAGGAGAGTTCTACGTGGTCTATTTCAAGGACTGCATAATTGATGGCGAGACAGTCGATGCTGTTGGGCTATTTAAGTCCGAAAATAAAGACACATTCTTGAAAGTATATCCATCGGGCGATGGTTTTGAAATTGAGAGCCAACAAGGGGTGAATATCAATAAACTCGACAAAGGTTGCTTGATTTTTAATACGGAGAAAGAAAACGGTTACGTTGTTGCCGTTGTCGATAACACCAATAAGGGAGCAGAGGCTCATTATTGGATTGATGACTTCCTTCACGTTCGCCAACGCAAAGATGAGTATTATAATACTCAAAACGTAATGTCCCTTGCGAAAAACTTTGTTGTCAAAGAGTTGCCCAAAACTTTTGATGTATCTAAAGCCGACCAAGCAGAATTGCTAAATAAAACAACGCAATTCTTCAAAGAGAAAGACACTTTTGATATGGAGGAGTTCGCCAATGAGGTTATTGCACAGCCCGAAGTTATTGATAGCTTTAATCAATACAAGGATAGTTATGCTAAAGAGCGTGATATTGAGTTTTCGGACAGTTTTAGCATATCTGATACAGCGGTTAAAAAACAAGCAAGAGCATTCAAGAGCGTAATTAAACTTGATAAGAATTTCCATATCTATATTCACGGTGACAGACAACTAATCGAACAGGGTGAGGATAATAAAGGTAAATTCTATAAGGTTTATTATAAGGAAGAACAATAA